The genomic DNA CGCAGCCGCTGTGGATGCTCATGGACTGGCGTGACCCCGCAGTGAAGGCCGGGGCCTTTGATTTCATATGGGGCGGCGACGTGCTCTATGAGAAACGATTTTTCGAACCGCTCATCCGGCTTTTCCGCCATGCCCTCGCACCCGGCGGAAAAATCTGGATCGGCGAACCGGTGCGGACCGTCTCGCGCCCCGTGTGGGACGAACTGCGCGATCGTGGCTTTGCACCGAAAAAGATTACCGTCGAAAAGGTCGCACTCTGCGGCCAGAACCCCACTGTGAATTTGTGGGAAATACACATTACGTAAACCGGAGGAAATCATGGGCAAGACAATTCGATTTGGTGTGTCTCTCGATTCCGATCTGCTTGAGAAATTCGATAATCATTGTGAGGAGCGCAGTTACCAGACTCGTTCCGAGGCCATTCGCGACCTGATCCGCAACACATTGGTGCAGCGGGAGTGGGAAAATGCCGAGGGTGATCTCGCCGGAACCTTGACCTTGGTCTACGATCATCATAAGTCCGGGCTTTCGCAGCGGCTGACCGAGATTCAGCACGATCACCATGACGTGATCCAGTCGTCGCTGCATGTGCATCTGGATCACCACAACTGCCTTGAGGTCATCATCCTGAAAGGGGATGCCGACACCATCAAGGCGCTGGGGCAGAAGCTCATCTCCACCAAGGGGGTGAAGCATGGGAATCTCGCCCTGACGACCACGGGTAAGGACTTGATCTAAATGGAAGACGTACAAAAGCAGCAGGCGGCAATCGCCATGCCCATCGACCGCGTCGGCGTGAAAGGGATGCGTTTGCCGATTATTGTCCGGGACCGTGAGTCCGGCATCCAGCATACGATTGCCGAGGTCTCGCTGTCCGTGGACCTGCCTGCCGAGTTCAAAGGCACGCACATGAGTCGTTTTGTCGAGGCGCTGGAACACTGGTCCGGCGATCTTGATTACACCTCGTTTCGCACGCTCCTTGATGATGTGGTCGTGCGGTTGCAGGCCAAGAGTGCCCATGTGCGTTTCGTGTTTCCGTTTTTTCTGCGGAAGCTATCGCCGGAAAGCGGTCATAGCGGGCTGATGGATTACACCTGCCGCGTGGACGGCTGGATGAAGGACGGCAAGCTGACTTTCACGCTGGGGGCCGATGTCCCGGTCATGACGGTCTGTCCGTGTTCCAAGGCCATTTCCGAGGAAGGCGCGCACTCGCAGCGGGCCAAAGTCCGCATCCGCACGCAGTTTGACGGATTCCTCTGGCTTGAGGATCTCATCGAGATCGGCGAAAAGGCCGGGTCGTGTCAGGTCTATTCGCTGCTCAAGCGTGAGGACGAGAAGCACGTTACCGAGGCTTCCTTTGCCAATCCCATGTTTGTCGAAGACGTGGTGCGCGAAGCAGCCAATGGGCTGGCGGAGCATCCGCAGGTGCATTGGTACCGTGTCGAGGTGGAGAGCTTCGAATCCATCCACAATCATTCCGCATTCGCAGTGATCGAGTGTCCCGAAGAGTAGAATATAATTTCATGTTCATATATGAAAACCGTATGCAGAATGTCTGCATACGGTTTTTTTTATTTATGGAGGAATTTGTAATGAAGCGTCTGACCCTTGTTGTTTTCTGTCTGTTCGCAATGACTGTTTTCTTCGGAACCGACTGCCGTGCCGAGGATTCCAAAGATACGTTCATTCATTTTACTGTGTTGCCGCAAAAGATGCCGAGCGGGGCTGATTCCTGGCCTGTGGTCATGGAATTCAAGACCAAGGTCATGGAGCTTGCCGGTGGATTCACCGAGCTTGGTCCTTCCCGTGGCGGTTCGCTTCATCCTGACAGCGTGCATCATGAAGAGAATCTCTCCTTCCTTATCGCGGCGGACAGGGATATCAGTGCTGATTTGAAAAAACTCATCACGTCCTATTTCAACAAGGAAAATGCGTTCATCCTTGTGTGGCAGGGAAAGATGGTACGCTGAGTCTGACGGTTTGCAGGTCGAATCGAAAAAGGGTATTCTTGACTCGGTTGCTTCCCTTTGCTGTTTTTGAAGGGGGACTTTTTCATGTCTGATACCAATCTTTCCGCACTTTCATCGCTGGGCACGGTCCAGCAGGTTGCCGCGAACAATGTCGCCAATGTGAATACTGACGGCTTCAAGGCAAGCTCTGTCGTGCTCCAGTCCGGCCCGGAAGATCAGGGCGTTCGCGTGGGGGCGATTCACCAGTCCTCCACACCCGGAGCCATGGTCAATGGAGTCGAGACTTCCAATACCGACGTCGGTCGCGAAATGGTCGGCATGATGCGGACCGGGCATGCCTTTTCCGCCAATGTCGCGGCTATTCGCGTTTCCGAGGAAATGACCGGGCATCTGCTCAACATGATCGCGTAAAACAGCCTGTTGACACTTTTCGACTTTATGTCTTACGGTCCATCATGGCCCGTCTGCGCGCGCTCCCAATTTTGGTGGCAAAGCCCAGTGCGGGCCATACTTGCGTTCGCCAGACTGCTTTGAAAGCATCCTCAGCGGTGTGCTGTGAGAAAATCAAACCTTCACGTGGAAGGGCTGCGTTTCGGTTTTGTTTTTCTGTTATGTTTTGGAGTTGATACTTATGGAACAGTCTGGACGACGAACTGAACATGAGAGGATTTCATGAACAAGACCGTAAAGACTGATTTTGACGTTATCATCGTCGGCGGTGGTCCTGCCGGACTGTTTGCCGCATACTATCTTGCCGAACATAGCGATCTGGATGTGCTGGTTATCGACAAGGGGAAACGTTCGCTCAAGCGCAACTGCCCGTTGTCCGGTGATCAGGAATGCATCAAGTGCCGTCCCTGTAACATCCTTTGCGGTGTCGGCGGGGCCGGATTGTTTTCCGACGGCAAACTGAATTTCATCCACAAGTTGGGCAAGACCGACCTGACACAGTTTGTCGGCACGTCCGAGGCCGTGTCCCTTATCGACGAGACCGAAGAGATTTTCAATCGGTTCGGCATGGACGGCAAGGTGTTCCCCACGGACATGGATAAGGCTGGGGATATTCGCAAGGATGCCCGTAAGCACGGCATTGATCTGCTTGTCATCAAGCAGAAGCATCTCGGCAGTGACAATCTGCCGGGGCATATCGCCGGAATGGCTGACTACATCTGTGACAAGGGCGTGGCGTTCCATACTTCGGAAAACGTCAAGGATATAGTGGTCGAGGACGGTGTCGTCACCGGCGTGATCACCAATCGTCGTGAATACAACGCGAAGAACGTCATTCTCGCACCGGGCCGTGTGGGTGCGGAGTGGGTCGGCAGCGTGGTCAAGAACCATGGCATTGAGGTCTCCCAGCGCGGCATCGAAGTCGGTGTCCGCGTCGAGGTCCACAATGAGATCATGCAGGACCTGTGCTCCGTGATTTATGATCCGACTTTCTTTGTCCGTACGACGAAATACGATGACCAGACCCGCACCTTCTGCACTAATTATGGTGGGTTTGTGGCGCTTGAAAACTATCAGGACTTCGTCTGTGTCAACGGTCATGCGCTCATGAACACCAAATCCGACAACACCAACTTCGCGTTCCTGTCCAAGGTCGTGCTGACTGATCCCGTGGAGGACAATCAGGCCTATGGTGAATCCATCGGACGACTGGCGACCCTGATCGGCGGTGGTAAGCCTATCTTGCAGCGTTTCGGTGATCTCAAGCGCGGGCGGCGCTCCACGTGGGACCGTATCCGCAACAGCTACATCGAGCCGACCATGAAAAATGCGGTGCCCGGTGATATCGCCATGGCACTGCCTGAACGCATCCTGACCAACCTTATCGACGGTCTGGAGCAGTTGAACAACGTGGTTCCCGGTGTGTCCAACGACGAGACCCTGCTGTATGCGCCGGAGATCAAGTTCTTTGCCACGCAGGTGGAGACCGGCGCGCACCTTGAAACCGCCGTCAAGGGACTCTTCGTAGCCGGTGACGGGCCGGGTGTCGCAGGCAATATTGTCGGCGCGGCAGCCACTGCACTTATTCCGGCCAAGGAAATCATTCGCCGGAAGTAGTTTTACTTTGATTGAAGACAAAAGGCTCGGCATTGTGTCGGGTCTTTTTTTGTTTGCGGCAAGTTAAATCAATATATTTAAGTGTTTATGTTCGCTGTTTCTTTGGCCGTAAAGGCGTGTTGGCGAGCTGTGTTGCTCCAGGCCTTGAATTTTTCTAGATTTTTTTTACAGAAAGTCATTTAACAACATTGACATGGCGTCAGAAAGTTGACAGAGGATATATATATTTAAAGAAATACCTGCCGGGGGCGTTTGCCCTTTGGTTGAATTCTCACGCGATTACGGAGGAAAGATGGCGCTTAATCTGGACGGTATCATCGGGGACAGCCCCGTCCTTGCCGAGGTCTTCAGGGTCCTTGAGAAGGTTGCGCCCACGGACAGCACCGTGCTGGTGACCGGCGAATCCGGAACAGGCAAGGAATTGCTGGTTCGTGCCCTGCATCGGAACAGTGCCCGTCACAACAATGCGTTTGTGCCCATCAACTGTGGTGCCATCCCCAAGGAATTGCTGGAGTCGGAGCTGTTCGGCCATGAGAAGGGAGCATTCACCCATGCCATCCGTTCGCGTCCGGGGCGGTTTGAGTTGGCGGACGGCGGTACCATTTTTCTCGATGAAATCGGTGAAATGGACCTGAGCCTACAGGTCAAGATTCTGCGTGCCTTGCAGGAAAAGGAAATCGAGCGGGTGGGCGGCACGTCCATCAAGAAAGTCGATGTCCGTGTTGTGGCCGCTACGAACCGTGATCTTGAAGGGGAAGTTCAGGCCGGACGTTTTCGCGAAGACCTTTTTTACCGGCTCAACGTAATCCCATTACACCTGCCTCCCCTGCGTGAGCGCGGTAACGATATCCTCACTCTGGCCGAGCATTTTCTCTGTGGTCACTGCACGAACAAGGATCGCAAGGGACTTCAACTTTCTGAGAAGGCCAAGAAAATGCTGTTGACCTACAGCTGGCCCGGTAATGTCCGTGAATTGGAAAACTTCATGGAGCGGCTTTCCATCCTGTGCGATGGGAACGAGGTGCTGCCTGAAGACCTTCCGGCCAAGATCTTCGATGATATCGGTGAAAAGCCGCTCAAGAAGATTGTCGAGGTCCAGCCCATGCGTCCTGCCGGTTTTGTCTGGCCGACGCTCAAGGACATGGGAGACAAGGAGCTCAAGCTCAAGGAATTTCTGGAAGCCATTGAAGGGCGGCTTCTTGAGGAAGCGCTTTCAAAGGCGGGTGGCGTAAAGAACAAGGCTGCGGAGTTGGTCGGCATCAAGCGCACCACGCTTATCGAGAAGTTGAAAAAGCGTGGACTGCTGTAACGGCAGGGGGATGGCTGACTATTGGTATTCACCGTGTAGCACGACAATTGCATAACTGCTCGACGTGACTGTGAAAAGTGCCAAAATTTCTCTCTGGTCTTTAGGACTGGCCCTTGTTGCCGGGTTGCTGATAGCCGCCCCGGCCCAAGCCCTGCGCGTTACTTTCAACTCCAAGGGCGATTCTGACAGACTGACTTTTTCCTTTGATTCCGAAAAGTTGCCAAAGACTTCTGTCACCCGGACCGGCAAGCAGGACGTTGTTGTCACATTGCCTGACACCATCTGGGACAGCGAGGCCAAGCCTTCGCCCAAGGATTTCCCCGGAAAGCTCGTCAAATCCATCCGTACAACCGGCAATAGTATCCAGATTGTCACCAGAACCAGTGGATTCGGATACATCAAGGTGCCGACCACTACGGGAAAGGCACAGTTTGTTTTACAGCTGTTCCGTGACCCCTATGGTTCCCGGTGGAAGCCGAGGAAACCGCAGGCCAAACCCGCTCCGGCTATTCCCGCCAAACTGGCACAGAAGCCTGCCTCCACAGTGACGCCGAAACCTCAGGCCAAGCCGCAGCCCGTTGCTGCTCCGGTTCAGCAGAAGCCGGTTTCGCAGCCCGAGCCTGTTGTACAGCCTGTTCAGCCGATCTCTTCTCCCATGCAGGGCGAGGCGAATCTGCCGCCGGAAGGCAATGTGACCGGCGAGCGCAAGCCGTTTTTCTCGGTGCCGTATTCAGTGCGTAACGAGGTCGCTCCGCCCGGTCAGCCGCCGTCCGCAGTTTCGGATCAATCCGAGGCCCAAGCCGTTCAGCCGGTTGCTCAGAGAGATGTGTCCGGTGATTATCCAGCATCCAGTGAGTTGCGCTTCAAGGCAGTCAACAAGATGGCTGAAGAAGTGAAGTTCGCGGAATTGGCAGGAGAGGGTGCCGGGGGCACTCCGGTGGTCGGGCAGGTCGCGCAGCCGTTGGCTCCAGTCGTTGACGAAGGCGCAGCTCAAGAAGCCCAGCCCGTAGAACTTCCGGCAGGTGCCGCAGGGGGTACTGTCGTTCCTCCTGCTTCCGTACCGGCTCAGGTACAGCCCGTGACACAGCCTTCCGGTGATGTTGCCGGAACGGTCTCTTCGGAACAGTCCGTTGCATTGGCTCCGATCGTAACGACCGAGGAAGTGTCCGGTGAAGGGCAGGTCGGGGGCAGTGTGGTGCCGCCTCCGCCCACGGTCATTCAGGGTTCTCCTCCGCCTGAACCAACGGCGGAAGAATCCGCTCAGGTCGTGCAGTCGGTTGTCGAGGAACCGGTGCAGGAAGTTGCTCCGCCTGCCGAACCGCCGGCGCAGGAAGCAGAACAGCCTGTCGTTGCCGAGACGGACGTACCTGCGGGTGAAGCGCCTGTTACGGAACCCGGCATGGACAATGCCACTGCGGAAGCTGCGGCACAGGAACAGGCGGTCCGGGATCAGTTGTCGGAAGCCCAGTCCATGATGTTCAGCGGCAATCTCCCGGAGGCTCTCAGACTGTTCGAGGGTATCCTCAAGATGCCCAATGTGCCGGAAGATGTTCGTGAAGAGACGTTGTACGCTGTAGCCGACATCAAGAAGCAGTTGAACAGCGAGGACCTTGCCGCGTCATTCGAGGAAATTTCCCAGGCGTTCATTGAGGCGATGAATGCCAATCTGCGTTCCAACCGTGTGCCGCGTGCATTGCTCAATCTGGGGCTTTTGAACTTGCAGGTCGGCAACTTCCCGGAAGCCAAGGCGTATTTCAAGATTCTTCAGGAAAAGTACCCTGACGACGATAATATCCCGTCTATCAGTTATTACTGGGGCGAGTATTATTACAAGAAGGGCGATTACAAGAAGGCGGCGGACCAGTTCCAGTATCTTATTCAGACGTACCCGGAACACCAGTTGGTCAAGCAGGCGGCCTTCTATCTTGCCGACGCGCTGAACAGGACCGGCTTTATCGAGCAGGCCTTCCAAATTATCGACTACATCGACAAACGCTGGCCTGATTATTACATGGAAAATCCCGAGTTCCTGCGTTTGGCGGGCGGTGTCGAAATGCAGCTGCGAAAGTGGCCGCAGGCGAAGAATCATTATTTCACGTACTACAACCTGAACCCCGAGGCCGAAGGTTCTGACGTTGTGCTTGCCCGTATCGGTGACATCTATATCTATGAAAACCAGAAGAAGGCAGCGCGTCAGATTTACGAGAAGGCCGTCCTGAATTACCCGGACAAGGAAGGGGGACTCATTGCCAAGATGCGTCTCGCCGAAGAGGGGATTTATGACAATCCGTCCATGCCGCAGATGGGGAACATATTCAATCGTCCATACAACAAGCGGCCCGAGAATATTTACAAGGAAATCATCGAAGAGCATCCGGACAGCCCGCTTGCGCCCATAGCGCAGCTGAAGCTCGCCATGTGGTATGCCTTCAACAAGAAGTATCCCGAAGCCCTGTCTGCCGCTCAGGACTTGTTGGAGAAATATCCGGACAGTCCGCTTGTCGATCGTGCCCGCAAGCTCGGTGATTCCGTCTTTGCCCTTGCCGTTCCCGGAATGGTCGGCGAGGAACGGTATGGCCGCGTGGTGCGCTACTGGGAAACGTATGATTTCATTGGCAAGGAAGATACCAAGGTAGACGAATGGACTCGTCTGAATATTGCCACAAGCTACTGGAAGATCGGACAGCCTGAAAAGGCGCTTGAGCTGTTGAAGCCTTTCCTCGCCAAGAAGCAGGTCAAGGATGTGTCGGACAAGGCGCTCGGTCTGGCTGTGAACATTTATCTCGACCAGCTCGCATGGAAGGAGATTTCCGATCTTATCGCCATGGCCAAGACGAACTGGACGCTCAAGCCGGAACAGTTGCGGCAGCTGGATTATGCCCGGGCCATGTCGCTTCAGAACCTTGGCAATTCCAATCAGGCTCTGCCCATGTGGGCCGAGCTTGCCAAGGATGTAAAGGTCGAACCGGCTTTCCGTGCCTATGCCATGTATTACATGGCCAAGGCCGCCATGGAGCGTCAGGACCTGCGAAAGGTTTTCGTCTACGCTCAGGAAGCCCTCTCGCTGCTGCTCCAGACCAATGGCGACCCCGAGAAGATCAAGGATGCCGTCCTGATGTCCATTTACGCGACAGAGCGTTCCGGGCGTTACAACGAAGCCCTCAAGTGGGCCCGCGAGTACGACAGGTATATTGATGTTGATAACCCGGAATGGGCCTCAACCCGTTTCAAGCTCGCCCGTATTTACCGCAAGGCTGGAGCCATTGGTGAATGGAAGCAGCTTCTGGGGGACATCATCGAGAAGAAGCCGGATTCGCTTCAGGCGCAGCTCGCCAAGTCCGCACTGGATACATACGATCTTGAGCAGCAGGCCGAGCAGTATGCTCCCGCACCGCAGTAGAGAGTCCGCTTCCGAAATTTTCCGAACTTTATGCATGGCTCTGGCGCAGCTTGTGCGAAAGTGTCAGGCCATGCTATTTGATGGTCAGAAATGTGTTGTGATGTCCTTTTGAGAGGTGAGCGTTATGGAGAGACAGGCGATCGTTGCAGGACGGTTCTATGATGCCGATGTCGCGCGGCTGAATGCGGTTGTCGACGGGTATCTTGTCGTGGATGGCGAAAAGCGGAAGGAGAAGACGCTTTTGTGCATGGTACCCCATGCCGGGTATGTTTTTTCCGGCGGAGTCTGTGGTGCGACGCTGGCCAAGGCGAATCTTGAATCAACCGTTTTGCTGCTGGGGCCGAATCATACCGGGCTTGGCGACCGTTTTGCCTTATGGGCGGAGGGTGGCTGGGATATTCCCGGCGCGACAGTGCCGGTGGATGCGGATTTGGCATCTGAACTGCTCGGTGCAAGCCCCCTGATTCATGCCGATACCGCCGCGCATGTGCAGGAACACTCCCTTGAGGTCATTCTGCCGTTTCTGCACCGGATGAATCCCGAGACGTCCATTGTTCCCATATCCGTCTCTTCCCGTTCCGCCGAGCATCTGAAACAGGTGGGCATGAGCATAGGCCGGATTCTCAAGTCGTTTGAGCGTCCTGTTTCCATTGTGGTCAGTTCGGACATGAGCCATTACATCAGCCACGATGAAGCCAAGGCCAAAGATACGCTGGCGCTGGAGGCTGCGGTGAATCTGGAGCCGGGGCGGCTTTTGGAAACCGTGGCCAGCAACAATATTTCCATGTGCGGTGTCCTGCCCATGACCGTCGGATTGTATGCTGCGCTTGAAATGGGCGCGACCCGGGGGGAATTGACAGCGTATGCGACGTCCGGCGAGGTGTCCGGCGATTTCGATCAGGTGGTAGGATATGCCGGTGTGATTGTCGATTAGTCTTTTTGTCATGAAAAGTCCTCCGAAAACATATGCTTTCGGAGGCCTTTTTTGTTGTAGAAAGAAAGTTTTGCTTTGCTTTGGATGTTACTCGACAGCCTGTCGAGAGACTAGACGTTTCATGATCCGCCTTTGTAGCCGACTGTCGGCTTTCCATCCTGAACGATGACCGGAATACGGCGGCGTCCGTCGGAGAGTTGCAGCATTGCTTCCATATCGGCGGGGTTCATCAGGACGTCAATGAATCTGGCATGCGGAAACGCATCAAGTGCCCGTCGTGTGTGCGGACAGGTCGGTTTCCCGTAAATGAGTGTCTCGGCCACAAACAATCTCCTTGTTTGCGCTCTCTCATACTACCTTCCACATTTTTCGTCCATACCCATTTCTTCATGTGCCATTACATCCCGATGTCTTTAATGGAGCTGTCCTTTCATAATCAGAATATTTGTTAACTAAACGGCAATACTCATGAAGTTCATCCCACCCGCGCGAATGCGTCCCCAAGAAGTTACGGGGAGATAGGGGGGATGGAGTCCAGAGGAAGGCACCAAAGAAAACCGCCCGATTCAGCGTGAGCCGAATCGGGCGGTTGGATTGTTGCGTCAGCTAACGGCTAGCGACGGCCACCACGGCTTCCGCCGCGGTTGTCGCGACGTCCGCCGCCACGGTTGTCACGGCGTCCGCCACGGTCGCCGCCACGCGGTGCGGGGCGCTTGAAGTCATCGAGATTGACTTCCTGACCGGCTTCTTCCATGAGCCATGCCTTGCGGGACAGACGAATGCGTCCGCCGGGTTCGAGGGAGATGCACTTGACCCACACTTCCTGTCCGAGCTGGACAACATCTTCAACGCGTTCGACGCGTTCGAAGTCGAGCTGGGAGATGTGGAGCATGCCTTCCTGACCGGGCAGGATTTCGACGAGAGCGCCAACCTCAAGAACCTTGCGGACGGTGCCGAGGTAGTTCTTGCCCGGTTCGGGCTTCTGGTCGTAGTAGAGGACCATTTCCTTGGCCTTTTCCATGGATGCCATGGTCGGGGCGAAGATGGAGATCTTGCCGGAATCTTCGATGTCGATGTCGGCTTCGGTCTCGGCGGTAATGGCCTTGATATTCTTTCCGCCGGGTCCGATGACCGAGCGGATTTTTTCGGGGTCGATGTGAACGACAGCCATCTGCGGTGCCAGTTCGGACAGGGACTCGCGGGGAGCTTCCAGAACTTCGTTCATGTGACCGAGGATGTGCAGACGCGCTTCCTTGGCCTGATGCAGTGCCTTTTTCAGGACGTCCTGCGGGATGCCGGCGATCTTGATGTCCATCTGGATTGCGGTGATGCCGTCTTTGGTACCGGCAACCTTGAAGTCCATGTCGCCGAGTGCGTCTTCGTCACCGAGGATGTCGGTGAGGATGAAGTACTGGTCGTCTTCCTTGCACAGGCCCATTGCGATACCGGCAACCGGTTCGGAGATGGGGACACCGGCGTCCATCAGGGACAGGGTGGCGCCGCAGACGGAAGCCATGGAAGAGGAACCGTTGGATTCCATGATTTCGGAGACAACGCGGATGGTGAACGGGAAATCGTCCTGGCTCGGAAGAACCGGAGTCAGAGCGCGTTCAGCCAGTGCGCCGTGGCCGACTTCGCGGCGGGAGGTGCCGCGCAGCATGCGGGCTTCACCGACGCAGTACGGCGGGAAGTTGTAATGCAGCATGAAGCGCTTGGTGGCATCGCCGAGCAGGGAGTCGTAACGCTGCTCATCACGGGTGGAACCGAGGGTGGCGACTGCCAGAGCGCTGGTTTCACCGCGGCGGAAGAGCACGGAGCCGTGGGTCTGGGCAAGCAGGCCGGTCTCGATGGAGAGCGGGCGAACGGTGGTGGTGTCACGACCGTCGATGCGAAGGCCTTCGTTCACGATACGATCGCGGACGAGCTTCTTGGTGATGTCGCCGACGATATCGCCGACAGCCTTGAGCTTGTCTTCATCTTCGGGGAACTTCTCGGCAACGGCTTCCTTGGCTTTCTGCTTGGCAGCGTCCTTGGCGGCGTAGCGGACCAGTTTTTCGGGAGTGGTCACTGCGGCCTTGAGGTCTTCAGTGATGAAGTCGCCGAGGAAGGAAACGAGTTCTTCGTCCTGCTTGGGGGCTTCAACAACGATTTTCTCAACGCCGACCTTGGCGCGGAGTTCGTCCTGAAGGTCGAAGAGCGGGGTGATCTGCTCGTGGCCCCAGGCAAGAGCGTCGGCAACGAGGTCTTCGGAGACGAAGTCGCCGCCGCCTTCGACCATCACCATGGCTTCGCGGGTTGCTGCGAAGATGAGGTTCAGGGAAGACTCCTCGTTCATGCCCTTGTAGGTCGGGTAGAGAACGAATTCATTGTTTACATAGCCGACACGGGCACCGACGATCGGGCCGAGGAACGGCATCTTGGAGATGTGGCACGCGGCGGAAGCGCCGGTCAGAGCCAGTACATCGGGGTTGACGTCTTTGTCCGCGGACAGGACGGTAGCGATGATCTGGACTTCGTCTGCAAAGCCTTTCTCGAACAGGGGACGGATGG from uncultured Pseudodesulfovibrio sp. includes the following:
- a CDS encoding sigma-54 dependent transcriptional regulator; the encoded protein is MALNLDGIIGDSPVLAEVFRVLEKVAPTDSTVLVTGESGTGKELLVRALHRNSARHNNAFVPINCGAIPKELLESELFGHEKGAFTHAIRSRPGRFELADGGTIFLDEIGEMDLSLQVKILRALQEKEIERVGGTSIKKVDVRVVAATNRDLEGEVQAGRFREDLFYRLNVIPLHLPPLRERGNDILTLAEHFLCGHCTNKDRKGLQLSEKAKKMLLTYSWPGNVRELENFMERLSILCDGNEVLPEDLPAKIFDDIGEKPLKKIVEVQPMRPAGFVWPTLKDMGDKELKLKEFLEAIEGRLLEEALSKAGGVKNKAAELVGIKRTTLIEKLKKRGLL
- a CDS encoding tetratricopeptide repeat protein, translated to MKSAKISLWSLGLALVAGLLIAAPAQALRVTFNSKGDSDRLTFSFDSEKLPKTSVTRTGKQDVVVTLPDTIWDSEAKPSPKDFPGKLVKSIRTTGNSIQIVTRTSGFGYIKVPTTTGKAQFVLQLFRDPYGSRWKPRKPQAKPAPAIPAKLAQKPASTVTPKPQAKPQPVAAPVQQKPVSQPEPVVQPVQPISSPMQGEANLPPEGNVTGERKPFFSVPYSVRNEVAPPGQPPSAVSDQSEAQAVQPVAQRDVSGDYPASSELRFKAVNKMAEEVKFAELAGEGAGGTPVVGQVAQPLAPVVDEGAAQEAQPVELPAGAAGGTVVPPASVPAQVQPVTQPSGDVAGTVSSEQSVALAPIVTTEEVSGEGQVGGSVVPPPPTVIQGSPPPEPTAEESAQVVQSVVEEPVQEVAPPAEPPAQEAEQPVVAETDVPAGEAPVTEPGMDNATAEAAAQEQAVRDQLSEAQSMMFSGNLPEALRLFEGILKMPNVPEDVREETLYAVADIKKQLNSEDLAASFEEISQAFIEAMNANLRSNRVPRALLNLGLLNLQVGNFPEAKAYFKILQEKYPDDDNIPSISYYWGEYYYKKGDYKKAADQFQYLIQTYPEHQLVKQAAFYLADALNRTGFIEQAFQIIDYIDKRWPDYYMENPEFLRLAGGVEMQLRKWPQAKNHYFTYYNLNPEAEGSDVVLARIGDIYIYENQKKAARQIYEKAVLNYPDKEGGLIAKMRLAEEGIYDNPSMPQMGNIFNRPYNKRPENIYKEIIEEHPDSPLAPIAQLKLAMWYAFNKKYPEALSAAQDLLEKYPDSPLVDRARKLGDSVFALAVPGMVGEERYGRVVRYWETYDFIGKEDTKVDEWTRLNIATSYWKIGQPEKALELLKPFLAKKQVKDVSDKALGLAVNIYLDQLAWKEISDLIAMAKTNWTLKPEQLRQLDYARAMSLQNLGNSNQALPMWAELAKDVKVEPAFRAYAMYYMAKAAMERQDLRKVFVYAQEALSLLLQTNGDPEKIKDAVLMSIYATERSGRYNEALKWAREYDRYIDVDNPEWASTRFKLARIYRKAGAIGEWKQLLGDIIEKKPDSLQAQLAKSALDTYDLEQQAEQYAPAPQ
- a CDS encoding FAD-dependent oxidoreductase, with the protein product MNKTVKTDFDVIIVGGGPAGLFAAYYLAEHSDLDVLVIDKGKRSLKRNCPLSGDQECIKCRPCNILCGVGGAGLFSDGKLNFIHKLGKTDLTQFVGTSEAVSLIDETEEIFNRFGMDGKVFPTDMDKAGDIRKDARKHGIDLLVIKQKHLGSDNLPGHIAGMADYICDKGVAFHTSENVKDIVVEDGVVTGVITNRREYNAKNVILAPGRVGAEWVGSVVKNHGIEVSQRGIEVGVRVEVHNEIMQDLCSVIYDPTFFVRTTKYDDQTRTFCTNYGGFVALENYQDFVCVNGHALMNTKSDNTNFAFLSKVVLTDPVEDNQAYGESIGRLATLIGGGKPILQRFGDLKRGRRSTWDRIRNSYIEPTMKNAVPGDIAMALPERILTNLIDGLEQLNNVVPGVSNDETLLYAPEIKFFATQVETGAHLETAVKGLFVAGDGPGVAGNIVGAAATALIPAKEIIRRK
- a CDS encoding UXX-star (seleno)protein family 1, which codes for MAETLIYGKPTCPHTRRALDAFPHARFIDVLMNPADMEAMLQLSDGRRRIPVIVQDGKPTVGYKGGS
- the amrB gene encoding AmmeMemoRadiSam system protein B — its product is MERQAIVAGRFYDADVARLNAVVDGYLVVDGEKRKEKTLLCMVPHAGYVFSGGVCGATLAKANLESTVLLLGPNHTGLGDRFALWAEGGWDIPGATVPVDADLASELLGASPLIHADTAAHVQEHSLEVILPFLHRMNPETSIVPISVSSRSAEHLKQVGMSIGRILKSFERPVSIVVSSDMSHYISHDEAKAKDTLALEAAVNLEPGRLLETVASNNISMCGVLPMTVGLYAALEMGATRGELTAYATSGEVSGDFDQVVGYAGVIVD
- a CDS encoding flagellar basal body rod C-terminal domain-containing protein, with the translated sequence MSDTNLSALSSLGTVQQVAANNVANVNTDGFKASSVVLQSGPEDQGVRVGAIHQSSTPGAMVNGVETSNTDVGREMVGMMRTGHAFSANVAAIRVSEEMTGHLLNMIA
- the folE2 gene encoding GTP cyclohydrolase FolE2 gives rise to the protein MEDVQKQQAAIAMPIDRVGVKGMRLPIIVRDRESGIQHTIAEVSLSVDLPAEFKGTHMSRFVEALEHWSGDLDYTSFRTLLDDVVVRLQAKSAHVRFVFPFFLRKLSPESGHSGLMDYTCRVDGWMKDGKLTFTLGADVPVMTVCPCSKAISEEGAHSQRAKVRIRTQFDGFLWLEDLIEIGEKAGSCQVYSLLKREDEKHVTEASFANPMFVEDVVREAANGLAEHPQVHWYRVEVESFESIHNHSAFAVIECPEE
- the nikR gene encoding nickel-responsive transcriptional regulator NikR encodes the protein MGKTIRFGVSLDSDLLEKFDNHCEERSYQTRSEAIRDLIRNTLVQREWENAEGDLAGTLTLVYDHHKSGLSQRLTEIQHDHHDVIQSSLHVHLDHHNCLEVIILKGDADTIKALGQKLISTKGVKHGNLALTTTGKDLI